Proteins encoded by one window of Bacillus sp. DTU_2020_1000418_1_SI_GHA_SEK_038:
- a CDS encoding RNA polymerase sigma-70 factor, whose product MQISNEDYQQFKPLLFSIGYRMLGSVAEAEDIVQETFLKAYQMDDQKIDNKKAYLCKIMTNRCLDVIKSARYRREHYVGPWNPEPLLLDSSPDLGPSEIVLQKEGLSIAYLRMMEHLAPDERAVLLLREVFDFSYLEISNIIEKKEENCRKIFSRAKQKISGIEGESLHYEKNKSIIDRFIQAFQMQNMDSLLELISEKVTLYSDGGGKVKAALRPIESRSNVLAFLYGIIKNVPEDFYFEVKKANSQPAIVIYMNGKVQSIISFYIRNDEINEMYITMNPDKLPSH is encoded by the coding sequence GTGCAAATTAGTAATGAGGATTATCAGCAATTTAAACCATTATTGTTTTCAATAGGTTATCGGATGTTAGGCTCTGTAGCGGAAGCAGAAGACATTGTACAAGAAACTTTTCTAAAAGCGTACCAAATGGATGACCAAAAGATAGATAACAAGAAAGCATATCTCTGCAAAATCATGACTAACCGCTGTCTTGATGTAATAAAGTCAGCACGGTACAGACGGGAACATTACGTGGGACCATGGAATCCCGAGCCCTTATTGCTAGACAGTTCACCGGACCTTGGCCCATCTGAAATTGTTCTTCAAAAAGAAGGATTGAGTATTGCCTATTTACGGATGATGGAGCATTTGGCACCAGATGAACGGGCAGTCCTCCTTTTAAGAGAAGTATTTGATTTCTCTTATTTGGAGATTAGCAACATCATTGAAAAGAAAGAAGAGAACTGCAGGAAAATTTTTAGCCGTGCGAAGCAAAAAATCTCCGGCATAGAGGGCGAAAGTTTACACTATGAAAAGAATAAATCCATTATTGATCGCTTTATCCAAGCATTTCAAATGCAAAATATGGATTCCTTATTAGAACTTATCTCTGAAAAAGTCACTCTATATTCTGACGGCGGAGGAAAAGTCAAAGCCGCCCTTCGTCCAATCGAATCCCGCTCCAACGTTTTGGCTTTTTTATACGGGATTATCAAAAATGTTCCTGAAGACTTTTATTTTGAAGTGAAAAAGGCCAATAGTCAGCCAGCCATTGTGATTTATATGAATGGCAAGGTTCAAAGCATTATTAGTTTTTATATAAGAAATGATGAAATAAACGAAATGTATATAACCATGAATCCTGATAAGTTGCCCTCTCATTAA
- a CDS encoding NAD(P)-dependent oxidoreductase: MNIGIIGASGKAGNLILKEAVSRGHDVTAIVRDASKLEDKNVVVIEKSIFDLTSDDVEKFDVVVNAFGAPLGEEQAHVDAGHALIEALKGTNTKAIIVGGAGSLYVDENKTVTVLETPDFPDIYKPTAKGQGRNLQELQETSNITWTFISPSAFFDAEGKRTGSYLSGKDHLLVNSKGESYISYADFAIAVLDEIENPQHINERFTVVGETE, from the coding sequence ATGAACATTGGAATTATTGGTGCAAGCGGGAAAGCGGGAAATCTTATTTTAAAAGAAGCAGTTAGTCGTGGACATGACGTAACAGCTATTGTAAGAGATGCTTCAAAACTTGAGGATAAAAACGTTGTGGTTATTGAGAAATCTATATTTGACCTTACATCTGATGATGTGGAAAAATTTGATGTAGTGGTGAATGCCTTCGGTGCGCCTCTTGGTGAAGAGCAGGCACATGTTGATGCTGGGCATGCTTTAATTGAGGCACTAAAAGGAACAAATACGAAAGCCATTATTGTAGGTGGAGCTGGAAGCCTTTATGTAGACGAGAACAAAACAGTTACGGTATTAGAAACACCAGATTTTCCAGATATTTATAAGCCGACTGCTAAAGGGCAGGGGCGTAACCTGCAAGAATTACAGGAAACTTCTAATATTACATGGACATTTATCAGTCCTTCTGCGTTTTTTGATGCTGAAGGAAAAAGAACTGGCTCATACTTGTCTGGAAAAGACCATCTTTTGGTTAATTCTAAAGGTGAAAGTTATATCAGCTATGCAGACTTTGCTATTGCTGTTTTGGATGAAATTGAAAATCCACAGCATATCAATGAACGATTTACAGTTGTCGGTGAAACCGAATAA
- a CDS encoding LLM class flavin-dependent oxidoreductase, translating to MAAKENAGIEIGIYTLADIGPDPITGNALTAKERVKEIIQAAKLADEAGLDVFGVGEHHRLDYASSSPVVLLAAIAQITKQIRLTSTTSVLSTLDPVRLFEDFATLDLLSDGRAEILAGRGAFIESFPLFGYSTNDYDELFEEHMDLLLQLTQNETVTWSGKFRPSLWNAEIAPRPVQETLPIWIGVGGTPESAVRAGRFGVGMALAILGGNPRRFKPFVDLYRQAGIDAGHAPETLKVGVTGHAYIAKTTQQAKNEFYPYYSNYWGYVNRQRGMGTRMSRDDFEHMASPDTALFVGSPQQVVEKILTQYELFGHQRFLAQLDIGGQPFKNVAKGIEMLATEIAPIVRRETGK from the coding sequence TTGGCTGCTAAAGAAAATGCCGGTATTGAAATTGGTATTTACACACTTGCGGATATTGGGCCGGACCCTATTACTGGAAATGCATTAACGGCAAAGGAAAGAGTAAAAGAAATCATTCAAGCCGCAAAACTTGCTGATGAGGCAGGACTAGATGTATTTGGAGTAGGAGAACATCATCGTCTAGATTATGCTTCTTCTTCTCCTGTAGTTCTACTGGCAGCTATTGCGCAAATAACAAAACAAATTAGATTAACAAGTACAACAAGTGTGTTAAGTACGCTTGATCCTGTTCGTCTGTTTGAAGATTTCGCTACATTGGATTTACTTTCCGATGGCCGAGCCGAAATACTGGCTGGCAGGGGAGCATTCATAGAATCATTTCCTCTTTTCGGTTATAGTACAAACGATTATGATGAATTATTTGAAGAACATATGGACCTCCTATTACAGCTAACCCAAAATGAGACTGTTACTTGGTCGGGGAAGTTTCGTCCTTCTTTATGGAATGCTGAAATTGCTCCAAGACCGGTACAAGAAACATTACCAATCTGGATTGGAGTTGGAGGGACACCCGAAAGTGCTGTTCGTGCTGGAAGATTTGGGGTGGGAATGGCTTTAGCTATCTTAGGTGGTAATCCACGGCGTTTTAAGCCATTTGTGGATCTTTATCGTCAAGCTGGAATAGATGCTGGACATGCACCAGAAACATTAAAGGTCGGTGTAACCGGCCATGCCTATATAGCTAAGACAACCCAGCAAGCAAAGAATGAGTTTTATCCTTATTACTCCAATTACTGGGGATATGTGAACCGTCAGCGTGGAATGGGGACAAGGATGTCAAGGGATGACTTTGAACATATGGCTAGTCCGGATACTGCTTTGTTCGTGGGAAGTCCACAGCAAGTCGTGGAAAAGATCCTTACACAATACGAACTTTTTGGGCACCAACGTTTCCTTGCGCAGTTAGATATAGGTGGTCAGCCTTTTAAGAATGTAGCAAAAGGGATTGAAATGTTAGCAACGGAAATTGCTCCAATCGTTCGAAGAGAAACAGGTAAATAA
- a CDS encoding VOC family protein: MGFHTKPTTFVGHVKVKVENLQRSIQFYIDVLGFDILEQTTTTVELTTDGKTSFLSLEQPENVIPKQGRTTGLYHFAILLPTQSDLANIVVHLVDKGVRFGSSDHLVSEALYLHDPDGNEIEIYRDRAPSEWNWKDDEVAMAVDPIDFKNLLKHVTPDKTWRKMPAETVMGHIHLHVSELKKTEEFYVKGLGMDVVNRYGEQALFLSYGKYHHHLGVNTWNGVGAPAPAKNSVGLESYTLIFDNEEARQQTVANLKKIGAEVLEENNHFITFDPSGNAIKLAV; the protein is encoded by the coding sequence ATGGGATTTCATACTAAACCAACAACATTTGTTGGGCATGTAAAAGTTAAAGTAGAAAATTTACAACGTTCCATACAATTTTATATAGATGTCCTAGGGTTCGATATTTTAGAACAAACAACTACAACAGTAGAACTAACAACTGATGGGAAAACAAGTTTCTTATCACTGGAACAACCTGAAAATGTTATACCAAAACAGGGAAGAACTACTGGTTTATATCATTTTGCCATTCTTTTACCAACCCAATCGGATTTAGCCAATATTGTCGTTCATTTAGTGGATAAAGGAGTTCGCTTTGGGTCTTCGGATCATCTTGTCAGTGAAGCATTGTATCTACACGATCCAGATGGAAATGAGATTGAAATTTATCGTGATCGTGCTCCTTCTGAATGGAATTGGAAGGACGATGAAGTGGCAATGGCTGTTGATCCAATAGATTTTAAAAATTTGCTAAAACATGTTACACCAGATAAAACTTGGCGAAAAATGCCTGCCGAAACGGTAATGGGTCACATTCATTTACACGTATCAGAACTCAAGAAGACAGAAGAGTTTTATGTAAAAGGATTGGGAATGGATGTAGTCAACCGATATGGAGAGCAGGCTTTATTCCTTTCCTATGGAAAGTATCACCATCATTTAGGGGTAAACACATGGAATGGCGTAGGGGCTCCTGCCCCAGCCAAAAACAGTGTGGGTCTCGAATCATATACGCTCATTTTCGATAATGAAGAGGCTCGTCAACAAACAGTAGCGAATTTGAAGAAGATTGGTGCGGAGGTATTAGAGGAAAACAATCATTTTATCACCTTTGATCCTTCTGGAAACGCAATAAAGTTAGCTGTATAA
- a CDS encoding DoxX family protein, whose translation MNRNEIGKVILRVVVGLTFFIHGLAKFQGGITNIVGYFDSLGIPGFMAYVVAAIELIGGIALTVGLGTRIVTLLFSLIMAGAIFTAKLSLGFFGNGQMVGYELDLVLLAAAIYFVFAEKSKLSLDQMLAKS comes from the coding sequence ATGAATAGAAACGAAATTGGGAAAGTTATATTAAGAGTAGTAGTAGGTCTTACATTTTTTATTCATGGGCTAGCAAAATTCCAAGGTGGTATTACAAATATTGTTGGCTATTTTGACAGCTTAGGAATTCCTGGATTTATGGCCTATGTTGTAGCGGCTATAGAATTAATAGGTGGAATTGCATTAACTGTAGGGCTTGGCACACGTATTGTTACCTTGTTGTTTTCACTAATTATGGCAGGAGCTATTTTTACTGCGAAGCTTTCACTTGGGTTCTTTGGCAATGGCCAAATGGTAGGATATGAACTTGACCTTGTGTTATTAGCCGCAGCAATTTACTTCGTTTTTGCTGAGAAATCAAAACTTTCATTGGATCAAATGCTTGCTAAATCATAA
- the rluF gene encoding 23S rRNA pseudouridine(2604) synthase RluF → MRINKFISESGKASRRGADKLITDGRVTINGKRATIGSQVEPGDDVRVDGNPIRVARNNVYIALNKPVGITSTTEKGVKGNIVDLVNHPLRIFNIGRLDKDSEGLILLTNDGDIVNEILRSEGKHEKEYIVSVDKPITPEFLKKMSEGVKILGTKTLPCKVTQLSKFDFQIILTQGLNRQIRRMCGELGYEVYRLQRIRIMNIHLGNLPPGQWRDLSKKERTQLFRELDYEPREW, encoded by the coding sequence ATGCGTATTAATAAATTTATAAGCGAATCTGGAAAAGCATCTAGACGGGGTGCAGATAAATTAATTACCGATGGAAGAGTTACTATAAATGGCAAACGTGCAACAATAGGAAGCCAGGTAGAGCCGGGGGATGACGTTCGAGTAGATGGAAATCCAATTCGTGTTGCAAGAAATAATGTCTATATTGCCTTAAATAAACCTGTAGGCATTACTAGTACAACAGAAAAGGGTGTAAAGGGAAATATTGTTGATTTGGTCAACCACCCATTAAGAATATTTAATATTGGGCGTCTGGATAAAGATTCAGAGGGCTTAATACTACTTACGAACGATGGCGACATTGTTAACGAAATTCTGCGTTCTGAAGGTAAGCATGAGAAGGAATATATTGTATCTGTGGACAAGCCCATTACTCCTGAGTTCTTGAAGAAGATGTCAGAGGGAGTCAAAATATTAGGGACAAAAACACTTCCTTGTAAAGTAACCCAATTATCTAAATTTGATTTTCAAATCATATTAACACAGGGCCTTAATCGTCAAATTCGCCGCATGTGCGGTGAATTAGGGTATGAGGTTTACAGATTGCAAAGAATCCGTATCATGAATATTCATTTAGGCAACCTTCCCCCTGGACAATGGAGAGATTTATCCAAGAAAGAACGAACTCAATTATTTAGAGAATTGGACTATGAGCCAAGGGAATGGTAA